From Anaerosoma tenue:
CTGCTGGGTGAAGTGGTCCACAAGCCGGACCATCACCTCCGAGTCGGTGGTGGACCTGAAGCGCACGCCGAGCGTGGAGAGCTGCTCTCTGAGCGACGCCGTGTTCACCAGGTTGCCGTTGTGCGCGAGTGCGATCGTGTTGGGCCCGATCGCCGAGATCATCGGCTGGGCGTTCTCCCACTTGCGCGACGCACCGGTGGTGGAGTAGCGGGTGTGCCCTACCGCAAGATGCCCCTGCAGCGAGTCGAGATCGCCCTCGGAGAACACCTGCGCCACCAGACCCAGGTTCTTGACGACCATGAGCGTGTGGCCGTCGGCCACGGCGATGCCGGCCGACTCCTGCCCGCGGTGCTGCAGGGCATGGAGTCCGAAGTAGGTTATGCGAGCGACGTCTTCACCCGTCGCGTACACGCCGAAGACCCCGCACTCCTCCTCCATGCGATCCGGACGGTCGTCCTGGACGAAGAGGTCGTCACGATGGGTGTCGCTCATTCGGGGGTCCCGTGTCCTCACAGAAGTCGGGTGGCGTGCGGCGAGTAGGATAGCACGAGCGTCATGCCCCGTTCATTCCGGGTCCGAGATCGAGGTGCGCGTGATCGAGCGCGGCAGCGATCCGCTCGGCAGTATCCGGACCCTCGTTGAGCAGGATCCGTTGCACCTCGTCCACGGTGGCGGCGTCGGCCACCTCGCGAAGCGTGCGGAGCGCATGCTCCTGCACCGGGGGTGAGCCGGTGGCGAGCGCCTCGGTCAGCACGGGGACGATCGAGCGGGCGACCACATCCACCGCCCGGGACAGCGCGGCCTCGCGCGTGGCCGCATCCGCGCTGTGGAGTCCGTCTTTGAGTGCGCGCAGCTCGGCGGGATCAGGGCGCACGGGCATCACGGCTCCGCGACGATGCTGCCGGTGGTCCGGCGTCTGCGCCACAGCCGCCAGAGCGAGTAGACGACCCCGGCAGCCACGAACATCACGATCACCGGCGCCACGATCGCCAACACCGACAAAGCGAGTGCGCCCGCATCCTCGGCCGCACTCACCGCCGGTGTGCCCACGCCCGCGGTGGTGACGTTGAGCGCCGGACGCGCCGTCGCCTTCACGGCGTGGACCCCGCCCGCGAGCAGCACGCCGGCGAGCACGAGCAGCCACGGGCTCACGTCCACCGCGCTCCCCGCAGCCGCCACCGCCACGATGCCACCTGCAGCGGGACGCACGAAGCTTTGGATGACGTCGTTCACGCTGTCCACCGCGGGGATCTTGTCGGCCACGAGCTCTATCACCAGGAGGACCGCGATGACGGCGATCATCCACCACTCGCCGAGCACGTCGAACGGGGCCTTGAGCTGCAGCCACTCGAAGTGCTGGGACACGGCGACCACGAGCAACGGGATGTACGCGTTCAGCCCTGCCGGGATCGACAGGCCGAGTGCGGTGAGCAGTTCCACGCCCGCCTCCTCATGCGCGACGACGTGCTCAGAGCATAGCACGCGTGCGATCCCGCCCGCGTGGCGCGCCGGGGGACGTGCCGCCTGCTACGCCTCGCCGTGCACCAGCCGCTCGAGGGTCGTCTCGTACGCCTCACGCAGGTCTCCGAGCGACAGGTCGGCGAGGCCGTTGATTGTGAGACGGTCGCCGCCCACGGTGCCGATGCGGACACACGGCGTGGCGTGTGTGGCCGCGAGCGTCTTGAGGGCGTCGAAATGGTCAGGGTCGACCGTGAGGACCACCCGGGCCTGCGACTCGCTGAACAACGCCGCTACCGGCGGCAACGCCGGGTCGAGGTCCACGGTGGCGCCGAGACCACCTGCCAGGCAACACTCGGCCAGCGCGACCGCCGCGCCACCCTCGGAACAGTCGTGGGCAGACAGCACGATGCCGGTGCCGATGGCCGTCACGAGGAACTCGTTGAGCAGACGCTCATCCACGAGATCGATCCGCGGCGGACGACCCGCCACCATGTCGTGGACGACCTTCAGGTACTCGCTCCCGCCAAGCTCGGGACGCGTGCGGCCGAGCATGACGATCGCGTCTCCTTCGTGCTTGAAGTCCATCGTGCAGTGCGCCGAGACGTCCTCGAGCACGCCCACGAGACCGACCGTGGGCGTGGGGTAGATCGGCTGACCGAAGCTCTCGTTGTAGAAGCTCACGTTGCCGCTGATCACCGGGACACCGAAGGCGGTGCATGCATCGGCGAGCCCGCGTACCGACTCGTGGAACGTCCAGAACACCTCGGGCTTCTCCGGATTGCCGAAGTTCAGGCAGTCGGTGATGGCGGCGGGACGCGCTCCG
This genomic window contains:
- a CDS encoding DUF4126 domain-containing protein, which translates into the protein MELLTALGLSIPAGLNAYIPLLVVAVSQHFEWLQLKAPFDVLGEWWMIAVIAVLLVIELVADKIPAVDSVNDVIQSFVRPAAGGIVAVAAAGSAVDVSPWLLVLAGVLLAGGVHAVKATARPALNVTTAGVGTPAVSAAEDAGALALSVLAIVAPVIVMFVAAGVVYSLWRLWRRRRTTGSIVAEP
- a CDS encoding HEAT repeat domain-containing protein — protein: MPVRPDPAELRALKDGLHSADAATREAALSRAVDVVARSIVPVLTEALATGSPPVQEHALRTLREVADAATVDEVQRILLNEGPDTAERIAAALDHAHLDLGPGMNGA